The genomic DNA GCGCGAAACGGTCCGTCCATCGGGCCCGGTACCCAAACTCCATCGACCGCCGTTTCGGCATCGGCCGGGATTTCCCAATAGGCTTCGAAGGCCCGGAAGTGATCGATCCGCAGCAGATCGAAGTAACAGAACGCCGATTGCAGGCGATCGATCCACCACTCGTAACCGCGCTCCTGCATCGCGTCCCAACGATACAATGGATTTCCCCATAGCTGCCCTGTCGCCGAAAAATAATCTGGCGGCACCCCGGCGACCACACTGCGTTTGCCGGCTTCATCCAAATAAAACAGATCCTGGTGGGCCCAGACATCGGCGCTGTCGTAGGCAACAAAAATCGGCATGTCGCCAAAGATACGAACGCCATGTTCGCCCGCATAACTTTTCAAAGCCTGCCACTGCAGCATGAACAGGAACTGCAGGTACTTCGCAAATTCAATCGGCTCGGCCAATTCCCGATCCCAATGCTCGAGCGCCGCATCCCGCCGCGCGACCAGATCGCGGTCGGGCCATTGGCTCCAATCGCCGATTCCAAAATGATCGGTCAACGCTTTGTAGCGGGCAAAATCGACCAACCAAGTCTGGTTCAGTGCACAGAAGGTCGCGAAGCCTTCACGCAACGGATCTCCCACCGGAGACTTAAAGCGTTCGAACGAAGTCCGCAGCATTTCGAAGCGTTGCTTGTTGACGGTGCCATAATCGACAGGGCCCGCGGCCGCATGCAGGGATTCGACTTCGGCAGTCGTCAGCAGCCCGCGGCGCTGCAAATCAGTCGGGCTGATCAACAGCGGATTGGCGGCAAAGGCGGAGTAACAACTGTAAGGAGAATTCTCCGCCGCCGAGGGGCCTAGCGGCAGCAGTTGCCAGAGCGTCTGCCCCGACCGTTGCAGGAAATCGATGAAGCGATACGCCCCTTCACCGAGATCCCCAATCCCAAATTCATTGTCCAAACTAGTGATGTGCAGCAGGATGCCAGAAGATCGAGGTAGTTGCATGAGAGTTTAGGGGGCATGCGTGTTATTGGCAAATTCGAATCCATTGCGACTTGCAGTCTTTCCCACCTGCCAAACTCAAGAGCTTGCGATTTCGCAGCCCTTCAGCTTGCCGACAAACAGCAATGTAACGATTAATCCTACCGAGAAACGTGCTCGCCCACTATGGGCGTTCGGGCTCAGACGGAAAAAGCCAATGGCAAATTCCCCGCCACAGAAGCTAGGAAGTTTAGGGGGCATTTGCGGGCACCGTGCGCTCCAAAAGCAGCTCTTGAAACGACTCGCCACGAACCTTCGGCAAAGCGCACTCTGCGGCTCAACCGCTCCATCTTCCAGGTCCGCGCGTCGCAGCCTCCTGGCTTTGGTCACATCCGTTCGTCATGCCCGGGTCGTGCACCTCCAGCCCGTCGCATCGCATCGCGATCTATAAACCACGGGCTTGGTTCCAAGCATTCCTTTGATTTTTGACATCCGCCGAATCGCTGATCTGCTGCCACGCGGCCTTCGCTTCCGCGAGCGCTGCTTCGGCGGTCATCGATCCGTCGAGCGCTTTCAAAATCGCGGTGTTCAATGCGGCAAGATATTCATCGGCGTGGGGAATCCGCAGCGGGGGATGCGCGAGGGTACGCGAAAGACTCGATTGCGCAAGCCGGTCGTATTGCACGACGGCAGCGGATTGCATCGTGGCCATTTCCGATGTCGCCAGATCATCGCGAGCGACCGCCACATGGACACTGGTACGCCGCAGGGCTGCATGACCTTCGGTCGTCATCCAGGTTGCGAGGTTTCGCGACGCGGTCGTTTGACGGCACGCTGATGAGACCGCGACGATCAGCCCCGAGCCCGACAGAAACGACCGCGAAGGGATCGATCCATCGTTGCTGAGCCATTTGTTCAAGTAGACCTCCGCAGCGACCGGCGCGTCGAAGATGCGCACCGATGCGTCATCAGCCCCTTCGGCCGTCTCCACGGGCCAACCGATCGCCAGCTTCAAATCGCCAGCGACGATGCGTTGCCAAACCTCTTCGACCGTCAAAAGTTCTTTAGGATAGTGCTGCCTAGCGGAGACCAATTGCTGTAACGCGCGGACATACGGGGGTTGATCGATCACCGGTTCAAAGCGGTCCCCTTCAAACAACCAGGGCGTCACCGCTGCCGCTGCGGCGCGACGCAGAAACGCAATCGCCGCGCCTCCGTCCGCTAACGCCTCGGCCGCCTGAGGACTCTCGGTACCTAGCGATTCGACAAGCGATCCGTACTGCTCATAGGTCAGCGTCTGGTCGCCATCGAACGCGCCGACTTCATCGCGAACCAGCGTCATGGCCACCGGCGACCCGAGCGACAATCCAAACACAGCGTCCCCCCAACGCGTTTGCGTTTCCCGCAACTGAGGCAGAAAACTTTGAAACGCAAGCGACTCATCTGCCAGAAACTTTTCAGGCAACGCGGTGATCAATCCCTCTTTCACCGCCTGGCCCAACAGCCGCGCCGGCATCACGATGAGATCATTGTTGGCCGCGACATCCGACAGCGTCTGGTCACCAACAACCGTCGCCTGCAGCGGTTGTTCCGAAACGCCCTTCCAACCGGTTTCGATTCGCTTGGCAAACGCTTCGGATTCGTAAACGGCCACGCGCAGCGGAACGGTGGACGACGCCTGCGGCGGACCGTCCGATTCCACCGTCGTCGTCTCGGTTTTACATCCCCACAACAACAGGATCGGCAGCAGGCACAAAACGGAGCAAAGGAATCGCATGAGGACGGATCTTGGGGTTCGCAAACGAAACGTTCAACGCGACGCGACCCCAGCGGGCCTGTCGCACGGGAAAACGGCAACCTGTCGTGGCAGGTACAACGTACCAAAGCTACGCATTATAGTATCGCTCGGTTCACTGCCGTCGATCGGGCATTACGGGAACCCCAGGCAACCTTTCCTCACCCACAGCGGGACAATGTGATGGCTTATTATCTCGGGATCGATGTCGGCACCAGCGGAACGAAATCTTTGTTGATCGATGCGACGGGGAAGGTATTGGCCGAAGCGGTCGCCGAATACCCGATGCATCAGCCCAAGCCGGGCTGGACCGAACAGGATCCCGAGGATTGGTGGCAGGCGACCGTGGCGACGGTTCGCCAAGTCGTTCGCAAAGCGAAGGCGAAACCGGCCGACGTGCGCGCGATCGGGCTGAGTGGCCAGATGCACGGATCGGTCTTCTTGGATGCGAAAAACAAAGTCGTCCGGCCGGCGCTGCTGTGGAACGATCAACGGACCGTCGCCGAATGCGATGAGATCACTCAGCGTGCCGGCGGCCGCAAGGCGCTTATCAAGATGGTCGCCAATCCCGCCCTGACCGGCTTCACGGCACCGAAGATCTTGTGGCTGCGAAATAACGAACCGCGGAAATTCGACAAGGTCCGCAAGGTGCTGTTGCCCAAGGACGAGATCCGCCGACGCTTGACCGGCGAATTCGCTGGCGACATGAGCGATGCGAGCGGCACGTTGTTGTTGGACGTTGTGAAACGCCAATGGAGCAAAAAGCTGCTCTCCAAACTGGAACTCGATCCCGATCTGCTGCCCCCGGTTTTTGAATCCGAACAGGTCACCGGACAACTGACGGCGGCGGTCGCCAAGGAATTGGGACTGAGCACCGATTGCAAAGTGGTCGCCGGAGCGGGGGACTGCGCCGCCGGAGCGATCGGCAACGGGGTCGTCGAGCGTGGCGTCTTGAGCACGTCGATCGGAACCTCCGGCGTGATGTTCGTTCACAGCGACCAACCCGAATACGATGCCGAAGGACGACTGCACACCTTCTGCCACGCCGTCCATGGCCAATGGCACATGATGGGCGTGAATCTGACCAGCGGCGGATCGCTGCAATGGTGGATCGACAACGTCGTCCAAGGACTGGCGGGAATCCCGAAAGGGAAACGCTACGAAGCGGCAACGGCCGAAGCGGCGGAGATCGCTGCGGGGAGCGGCGGCTTGAGTTTCTTGCCTTATCTGAACGGCGAGCGAACGCCGCACGCCGATCCTTCGGCGCGGGGCGCCTTCGTCGGTTTGAACCTCACCCACACGCGAGCTCACATGACGCGAGCGGTCATGGAAGGCGTCGTCTTTGCGATGCGAGACAGTCTCGAAATCATCCGCTCGCTGAACGTTCCGGTCGATCAGATCCGAGTCAGCGGCGGCGGGTCGAAGAATCCGCTGTGGAAACAGATGCAGGCGGACATCTTTGGCCAGAACGTCGTCACGCTCAACGCAGAACAAGGGCCGGCGTACGGCGTCGCGCTGTTGGCCGCGGTGGGCGATGGGGCTTACGATTCGATCGGTGAAGCTTGCAAAGCGACGATCCAGGTGAAGGAGCAGACCAAGGTCGATCGCAAAGCGGCGTCGGCGATGGACGCCCTGTTCCCCATCTATCAGGATCTCTACGTCGCCTTGAAGGACTCCTTTCAGAAGATCGCATCGTTGCAGTAGATTGAACGTCGACGATCGACGGCGATCGTCTAACGCTCCAATCGCTAACGCACACGATCCGCCCATGTCACCATCGAGCAGCCACTTTGACGACGCGGGGAACGCGCGGATGGTCGACATCACCGACAAAGCGATCACGGTTCGGACCGCTGTCGCGGAGGTCCGCGTGCGGATGCAGCCCGAAACGCTGCAACAGGTTCGCGAGCGAAGTTTGAAAAAGGGGGACGTGTTGGCTGTCGCGCGGTTGGCCGCGATCAGCGGCAGCAAACTGACGTCGACGCTGATCCCTCTGTGTCATGCGATTCCGATCGAAGCGGTCGCTGTCGATTTCCAGTTTGAAGATTCGGCGACGCTCGTCTGTCGATCGACGGTGAAAACGACAGCGCGAAC from Rosistilla carotiformis includes the following:
- the malQ gene encoding 4-alpha-glucanotransferase, whose translation is MQLPRSSGILLHITSLDNEFGIGDLGEGAYRFIDFLQRSGQTLWQLLPLGPSAAENSPYSCYSAFAANPLLISPTDLQRRGLLTTAEVESLHAAAGPVDYGTVNKQRFEMLRTSFERFKSPVGDPLREGFATFCALNQTWLVDFARYKALTDHFGIGDWSQWPDRDLVARRDAALEHWDRELAEPIEFAKYLQFLFMLQWQALKSYAGEHGVRIFGDMPIFVAYDSADVWAHQDLFYLDEAGKRSVVAGVPPDYFSATGQLWGNPLYRWDAMQERGYEWWIDRLQSAFCYFDLLRIDHFRAFEAYWEIPADAETAVDGVWVPGPMDGPFRAARAALGPLPIIAEDLGLITDEVHHLRDQLEFPGMRVLQFGFDSYDDPYHRPVSYPQQSVAYTGTHDNDTVLGWFQQRRQERHEDPLLDEVIDLNDPLPHRALIYVVLASKSDTAIVPMQDVLGLGSEARMNVPGEAAGNWTWRCPPNGLNEDVSGWLRHMTEVTGRI
- the moaC gene encoding cyclic pyranopterin monophosphate synthase MoaC, encoding MSPSSSHFDDAGNARMVDITDKAITVRTAVAEVRVRMQPETLQQVRERSLKKGDVLAVARLAAISGSKLTSTLIPLCHAIPIEAVAVDFQFEDSATLVCRSTVKTTARTGVEMEALTACSVAALTVYDMCKSIDRAIEIDGLKLMHKSGGKSGDFDRDAREESR
- the xylB gene encoding xylulokinase, producing the protein MAYYLGIDVGTSGTKSLLIDATGKVLAEAVAEYPMHQPKPGWTEQDPEDWWQATVATVRQVVRKAKAKPADVRAIGLSGQMHGSVFLDAKNKVVRPALLWNDQRTVAECDEITQRAGGRKALIKMVANPALTGFTAPKILWLRNNEPRKFDKVRKVLLPKDEIRRRLTGEFAGDMSDASGTLLLDVVKRQWSKKLLSKLELDPDLLPPVFESEQVTGQLTAAVAKELGLSTDCKVVAGAGDCAAGAIGNGVVERGVLSTSIGTSGVMFVHSDQPEYDAEGRLHTFCHAVHGQWHMMGVNLTSGGSLQWWIDNVVQGLAGIPKGKRYEAATAEAAEIAAGSGGLSFLPYLNGERTPHADPSARGAFVGLNLTHTRAHMTRAVMEGVVFAMRDSLEIIRSLNVPVDQIRVSGGGSKNPLWKQMQADIFGQNVVTLNAEQGPAYGVALLAAVGDGAYDSIGEACKATIQVKEQTKVDRKAASAMDALFPIYQDLYVALKDSFQKIASLQ